A window of Hordeum vulgare subsp. vulgare chromosome 5H, MorexV3_pseudomolecules_assembly, whole genome shotgun sequence genomic DNA:
caagctataaaggctttgtgttgaactacaacatgcaagggatgaacaagtcttccggcgagttgtttgcgatgctgaaagtcgcagagtctgaactccgtaaagagcatcaagtgttgatggtgagcaagaccactagtttcaagagaaacggcaaaggcaagaagggcaatttgaagaagagcggcaagccagttgccaatccgtcgaagaaacccaaggctggacctaagcctgaaacagagtgcttctattgcaagggtatgggtcactggaagcgcaattgccccaagtatctggcagataagaaggcgggcaaagaaaaatcaggtatatttgatatacatgttattgatgtgtacttaaccggctctcgtagtagtgcctgggtattcgataccggttctgttgctcacatttgcaactcgaaacaggaactgcggaatagacggaggctggcgaaagacgaagtgacgatgcgcgtaggaaacggttccaaggttgatgcaatcgccgtcggcaccgtgtcacttcaactaccatcgggattagtgatgaacttaaatcattgttatttagtgcctgcgttgagcatgaacattatatctggatcttgtttattgcgagacggttactcttttaagtctgagaataatggttgttctatttctatgagtaacatcttttatggtcatgcaccgaatgtgagaggattgttcatattgaatctcgatagagatacgcatatacataacactgagaccaaaagagtaagagtaaacaatgatagcgccatatttttgtggcactgccgcttaggtcatattggtgtaaagcgcatgaagaaactccatgctgatggacttttggagtcacttgactttgattcacttgacacttgcgaaccatgcctcatgggcaagatgactaaaactccgttctccggaacaatggagcgtgcaagtgacttattggaaatcatacataccgatgtgtgtggtccgatgagcgtggaggcacgcggcggatatcgttattttctcaccttcactgacgatttgagtagatatggttatgtctacttaatgaagcacaagtctgaaacatttgaaaagttcaagaaatttcagagtgaagtagaaaatcatcgtaacaagaagatcaagttcctgcggtctgatcgtgggggtgaatatctgagtttcgagtttggtactcacttaagacaatgtggaattgtttcgcagttaacaccgcctggaacaccacagcataatggtgtgtccgaacgtcgtaatcgtactttattagaaatggtgcgatctatgatgtctcttactgatttgccgttatcgttttggggttatgcattagaaacagctgcattcactttaaatagggcaccatcgaaatccgttgagacgacaccatacgaactgtggtgtggcaaaaagccaaagttgtcgtttcttaaagtttggggatgtgatgcttatgtcaaaaagcttcagcctgaaaagctggaacccaaagcggaaaagtgcgtcttcataggctacccaaaagagacagttgggtacaccttctatctcaaatccgagggcaaagtgtttgttgctaagaacggaacttttctcgagaaggagtttctctcgagagaattgagtgggaggaagatagaacttgacgaggttgtcgaacctctcatccctctggatggtggcgcagggcaaggggaaacccatgtgattgcgacgccagttgaggaggaagttaatgatgatgatcatgaaactccagttcaagtttctgttgaaccacgcaggtcgacgagatcacgcgctgctccagagtggtacggtaatcccgtcttatcaattatgttgttagacaacaatgaaactgcaaattatgaagaagcaatggtgggcccagattccaacaaatggctagaagccatgagatccgagataggatccatgtatgagaacaaagtatggactttggagatactacctgagggccgcaaggctattcagaacaaatggatctttaagaagaagacggacgctgacggtaatgtgaccgtttataaagctcgacttgtggcaaagggtttttcacaagttccaggaattgactacgatgagactttctctcccgtagcgatgcttaagtccgtcagaatcatgttagcaatagctgcatttttcgattatgaaatttggcagatggatgtcaaaacggcgttccttaacggttttcttaaggaagagttgtatatgatgcaacccgaaggttttttcgatcctaaaaatgctgacaaggtgtgcaagctccagcgatccatttatggactggtgcaagcatctcggagttggaacaaacgttttgatgaggtgatcaaagcatttgggtttatacaagtggttggagaatcttgtatttacaagaaagtgagtgggagctctgtggcgtttctaatattgtatgtggatgaaatattactgattggaaacaacgtagagcttttggagagcataaaaggttacttgaataaaagtttctctatgaaggacctaggagaagctgcttacattctgggcattaagatctatagggatagatcaaaacgcctgataggactttcacaaagcacataccttgataaagttttgaagaggttcaaaatggaacagtccaagaaagggttcttgccagtgttacaaggtacgagattgagtaagactcaatgcccagcaactgatgaagatagagagcatatgcgctccgtcccctatgcttcagccataggctctatcatgtatgcaatgctgtgcactagaccggatgttagcctggccataagtatggcaggtaggttccagagtaatccaggagtggatcactggacggcggtcaagaatatcctgaagtacctgaaaaggactaaggagatgtttctcgtgtatggaggtgacgaagagctcgccgtaaaaggttacgtcgatgcaagctttgacacagatccggatgactctaagtcgcaaaccggatacgtatttattcttaatgggggtgcagtaagctggtgcagttccaagcaaagcgtcgtagcagattctacatgtgaagcggagtacatggctgcctcggaggcggctaaggagggtgtctggatgaagcagttcatgacggatcttggagtggtgccaagtgcactggatccaataaccttgttctgtgacaacactggtgccattgccttagcaaaggaaccaaggtttcacaagaagaccagacacatcaaacgacgcttcaacctcatccgcgactacgtcgaggaggaggacgtaaatatatgcaaggtgcacacggatctgaatgtagcagacccgctgactaaacctcttccacgaccaaaacatgatcgacaccagaactgtatgggtgttagatttgttacaatataattcacatggtgatgtgagggctagattattgactctagtgcaagtgggagactgttggaattatgccctagaggcaataataaatgtatagttattattataattcctgtatcaagataatagtttattgtccatgctataattgtattgaatgaagactcatttacatgtgtggatacatagacaaaacaccgtccctagcatgcctctagttggctagccagttgatcaatgatggtcagtgtcttctgattatgaacaaggtgttgttgcttgataactggatcacgtcattgggagaatcacgtgatggactagacccaaactaatagacgtagcatgttgatcgtgtcattttgttgctactgttttctgcgtgtcaagtatttattcctatgaccatgagatcatataactcactgacaccggaggaatgctttgtgtgtatcaaacgtcgcaacgtaactgggtgactataaagatgctctacaggcatctccgaaggtgttagttgagttagtatggatcaagactgggatttgtcactccgtgtgacggagaggtatctcggggcccactcggtaatacaacatcacacacaagccttgcaagcaatgtaacttagtgtaagttgcgggatcttgtattacggaacgagtaaagagaattgccggtaaacgagattgaaataggtatgcggatactgacgatcgaatctcgggcaagtaacataccgaaggacaaagggaatgacatacgggattatacgaatccttggcactgaggttcaaacgataagatcttcgtagaatatgtaggatccaatatgggcatccaggtcccgctattggatattgaccgaggagtctctcgggtcatgtctacatagttctcgaacccgcagggtctgcacacttaaggttcgacgttgttttatgcgtatttgagttatatggttggttaccgaatgttgttcggagtcccggatgagatcacggatgtcacgagggtttccggaatggtccggaaacgaagattgatatataggatgacctcatttgattaccggaaggttttcgaagttaccgggaatgtaccgggaatgacgaatgggttccgggagttcaccggaggggggcaacccactccggggaagcccataggtatttgggggggtcacaccagcccttagtgggctggtgggacagcccaccaatcccctatgcgccaagaaagaaaatatcaaaggaaaagaaaaaaaaagggaaaggtgggaagggggaaggactccctcccaccaaaccaagtaggactcggtttggggggggagagtcctcccccctggctcggccgaccccttggggttcccttggaccccaaggcaaggtccccctccctcctcctatatatatggggcttttagggcagatttgagacgactttctcacggctgcccgaccacatacctccatagtttttcctctagatcgtgtctctgcggagctcgggcggagccctgctgagacaagatcatcaccaacctccggagcgccgtcatgctgccggagaacttttctacctctccgtctctcttgctggatcaagaaggccgagatcatcgtcgagctgtacgtgtgctgaacacggaggtgccatccgttcggtactagatcgtgggactgatcgcgggattgttcgcggggcggatcgagggacgtgaggacgttccactacataaaccgcgatctctaatcgcttctgctgtacgatctacaagggtacgtagatcactcatcccctctcgtagatggacatcaccatgataggtcttcgtgcgcgtaggaaaatttttgtttcccatgcgacgttccccaacaggaagtgtttccaaggttgacatgatcaaacatcgcacgctccctctaccatcgggattggtgttaaacctaaataattgttatttggtgcttgcgttaagcatgaacatgattggatcgtgtttattgcaatacgattattcatttaaggagaataatggttactctatttttttgaatattcaccttcaatggtttattgaatctcgatcgtagtgttacacatgttcatgatattggtgccaaaagatacgagttaatgatgatagtaccacttacttgtggcactgccgcttgagtcatgttagtataaattgcatgaagaggctccatgctgatggatctttgtactcacctgattccgaatcactagtgacatgcaaatcataccacatgagcaaggccttgttttcattgagatgaaataagatagtaacttgttggaagtgatacattttgatgtatgcagtccaatgggtgctgaggcacgtagtggatatcattatgttcttacttcactgacgatttgagtagatacaggagtatttacttaatgaatcacaagtctgaaatgttgaaaagttcaattctgttttagagtgaagttcgtcgtaacaagaggataaactgtctacgatatgatcatagaaatgaatatctgagttacgagttttggtacacagttaagacaatgtggaaattgtttcgcagttcatgccacctggaacatcatagtgtgatgatgtgtctgaacgtcatagccacgcactatttggtatggtacatactatgatgtctcttatcgaattaccactatcgtttatgggttatgcattagagacaaccgcactcactttaaatagggcaccgcgtatttccgttgagatgacacagtatagactgaggtttagagaaatctaaactgtcgtttcttgaaagtttggggtttcgacacttatgtgaaaaagtttcagtctgataagctcaaacccaaagcggatagatgcatcttcataggatatccaaaacagttgggtacatctcctatctcagatccgaaagcaaagtgtttgtttctagaaacggatcctttctcgaggaaaggtttctctcgaaagaattgagtgggagggtagtagaacttgatgaggttattgaaccatcacttcaaccagtgtgtagcagggcgcaggaagttgttcatgtggcgcctacaccaattgaagtggaagctgatgatgatgatcattgagcttcgaatcaagttactacaaacctcgtaggtcgacaaggtcgcgtactgctgcagagtagtacggtaaccctgtcttggaggtcatgttgttgagcaacagtgaacctacgggtTATGAagaaagtgatggtgggcccaaattccgacaaatggctggaagccatgaaatccgagagaggatccatgtgtgaaaacaaagtgtagactttggtagaactactagatggtcataggactattgagtaaaaatggatctttaaaagaagacagacgatggtggtgataagtcactattaagaaaagctcgacttgtcgcaaagatcttttcgacaagatcaaacagttgactatgatgagactttctcactcgtagtgatgctaaaggtctgttagaattatgttagttgttgatgcattatttatgaaatattgcacgtaggatgtcaaaacattgttttctcgacggtttccttgagcaaacattgtatgtgatacaaccagaaggttttgtcgatcctaaagatactagcaagtatgcaagctccagtgatccttcaatggactggtgcaagcatctgggagttggaatatacactttgatgagatgatcaaagattttgggtttgtacaaggtttatgagaaacttgtatttccaaagaagtgagtgggagcactatagaatttctgataggtatatgtggttgacatattgtggatcagaagtaatgtagaatttctgtaaagcatacaaggttgtttgaaagaagttttcaaaggagtacctggattacgctacttgaacgttgagcatcaaagatctatggagatagatcgaaagcgcttaatagaagtttcaacaagatgcatgccttgacaagtttttgaaagagttcaaaataaatcagcaaagaaggagttcttggttgcgttgtgaggtgtgaatttgagtaagactcaaaacccgacaagggcaaaataaagagaatagacgaaggtcgtcttctatgccttagccgtagaatctaaagtatgccatgatgtgtaccgcacctgatgtgtgccttgactcaaagtgtgttgagaggtacagagagtgatccatgattgaatcactagcagcggtcgaaatttatccttagcaactaatggactaaggaatttttctcgattatggaggtggttaaagagtttgtcgtaaagggttacgtcaatgcaagctttgacactaatccgaataactatgagtagtgaaacggattcgtatagtagagtagatatttggagcatttccgaatagcacgtagtagcaacatctataagatgacataaagatttgtaaagaacgcacggatctgaaagtttcagaaccgttgactaaaacctctctcacgagcaagacgtgatcagaccccataactatatgggtgttggattcgttggaatcacatggtgatgtgaactagattattgactctagtgcaagtgggagactgttggaaatatgccctagaggcaataataaattagttattattatatttcttagttcatgataatcgtttattatccatgctataattgtattgattggaaacacaatacttgtgtggatacatagacaaaacactgtccctagtaagcctctagttgactagctcgttgatcaaagatggtcaaggtttcctggccataggcaagtgttgtcacttgataacgggatcacatcattaggagaatcatgtgatggactagacccaaactaatagacgtagcatgttgatcgtgtcattttgttgctactgttttctgcctgtcaagtatttgttcctatgaccatgagatcatataactcacggacaccggaggaatgctttgtgtgtatcaaacgtcgcaacgtaactgggtgactataaagatgctctacaggtatctccgaaggtgttcgttgagttagtatggatcgagactgggatttgtcactccgtgtgacagagaggtatctcggggcccactcggtaatacaacatcacacacaagccttgcaagcaatgtaacttcatgtaagttgcgggatcttgtattacggaacgagtaaagagacttgtcggtaaacgagattgaaataggtatgcggatactgacgatccaatctcgggcaagtaacataccgaaggacaaagggaatgacataccggattatatgaatccttggcactgaggttcaaacgataagatcttcgtagaatatgtaggatccaatatgggcatccaggtcccgctattggatattgaccgacgagtctctcgggtcatgtcgacatagttcttgaacccgcagggtctgcacacttaaggttcgacgttgttttatgcgtatttgagttatatggttggttaccgaatgttgttcggagtcccggatgagatcacggacgtcacgagggtttccggaatggtccggaaacgaagattgatatataggatgacctcatttgattaccggaaggttttcggagttaccgggaatgtaccgggaatgacgaatgtgttttgggagttcaccgggggggcaacccaccccggggaagcccataggccataagggtggcgcatcagcccttagtgggctggtgggacagcccaaaagggccctatgcgccatacaaagaacaatcaaagagaaagaaaaaaagggaggtgggaaggaagggaaggactcccacccaccaaaccaagtccaactcggtttgggggggggggggggaagccttccccccttggctcggccgactcccttgggagtccttggaccccaaggcaagtctcccccctcctccttctatatatagtggagtttaagggctgatttgagacaactttgccacggcagcccgaccacatatctccacggttttacctctagatcgcgtttctgcggagctcgggcggagccctgctgagacaagatcatcaccaacctccggagcgccgtcacgctgccggagaactcttctacctctccgtctctcttgctggatcaagaaggccgagatcatcgtcgagctgtacgtgtgctgaacgcggaggtgccgtccgttcggcactagatcgtgggactgatcgcgggacggttcgcggggcggatcgagggacgtgaggacgttccactacatcaaccgcgttcactaacgcttctgctgtacgatctacaagggtacgtagatcactcatcccctctcgtagatggacatcatcatgataggtcttcgtgcgcgtaggaatttttttgtttcccatgcgacgttccccaacaggactaCGTGGCCTCAGTGTACACACTCCCCATGGACCGCTCCCGCTCTCTATGGGAGTTGCACTTCCTCGACTTCCCGACCTCCGAGGCGACCTCCACCGTAGTGATCCGCGTGCACCACTCCCTCGGCGACGGGATGTCGCTCATCACACTCCTCCTGGCGTCCGCACGTCTGCGCCCTTGGGTAGTggcgagggagggggagggaagaggaggCGACCGACAACGTAGATCAAAGATCCCTCCCCGTCGCCTCGCGGGGGCAGTGTGGGTGGATTAGGTCGTGTGATGTTAGGTCGTGGGTGTGTTTCTACGTGCCTCAACCCGAATTGTTGTACAAACAACCAAAAATTaataaaaaatttgaaaaaaggaaaataggaaaaaggaaaaataaaaacaatGAAAAAAATGCTGATTTTAAGGTCTTGTAGTGTGTATATAAGTTTGCAAGGAAGGACACGGAAAGGGAAACACATATATACTCTTCATCCTATATATATGGACGATGCTCTACGCCGGCGCGCCGGTCGAACGATTCGGCCGGGCGTGCGCGGGCCGCCCGATCCGCCAGTTGTAGGCGAGCCGCGccgttagatcttcatgcaacagTTTTTTctcgatgcaacaaatttcgtccatgatgcagcaattttcgtcaacggttgcaataaaaaaataattgtagcaaaaaatatatatctaCGTGAtcatagcaaaaaaacgaagctgatgatgcgtggtagcaaaagtcaaacaccggttgtagcaaatatctacgtgaacgtgtatgtaatttttttaatgaacggttgcagcaaaaaatgatgtcggttgtagcaaaaaataacacAGTTGTATCAAAAGTCAAAACGCCGGTTATAGCAAAAATccaacgaactcgagttgcaaccaaacatgAATGTAGCTTTTTTTAAATGAACAAACTTTAGCAAAATGATAAATGTTTATCATCAAATTTATACATGATTACAGCAAATCTGAGTGGGAAAATGTTGTAAGGCGGTCTGTCAGCGCGCTTGGGCCGCGAGCGACCGACAAACGATGCGGGCGGCGCTCCGGCTACAAGCatttacctatatatatatactaccaACAGACCGAGCAGATCACTCCGTAGTACATGCAGCGATCGACTCTTGAAACTAAAGTAGTAGCTATGGGCGCTAGCAGTCTTAGCCCCTCGATAGCCTCTGTGCCAACGAGCCGATTGCTCCCGATACATACGCCGAGATCGGCAGCGGCCGAATGGACGACGACGGGCAATTCCCCGGcggctacggaggaggaggagcctgtCACCCCTACTGCAAGACTCATGGAAGCTATATACATCGTCGTTACCATCGGCCTTGGCTCTCCCGTAAACCTACCAGTCTTCAGCGCCGGCGTCGCCGCCGAACTTGCCCGTTTCCCACGCTTCCGCAGCATCCAAGTAAGAATACATGCATACTCTCTCTTACCAGTAACAGCATACTTAACGTTTTTGTCACTAGGTAGGTAAATTACACGAGTTCATACGTGTGTCAAATGGCAGGTGATAGATGGAGATGAGTCAAAGGACGGCAACAACCCGCGGTGGGCGCGCACGGCGGTGAACGTAGAAGACCACATGATCGTCCCGACGCTAAATCCCGCCGCTGTGAAGGCCGACCCAGACCGGGCCGTGGAGGATTACGTGGCCTCAGTGTACACACTCCCCATGGACTACTCCCGCCCTCTATGGGAGTTCCACTTCCTCGACTTCCCGACCTCCGAGGCGTCCTCCACCGTGGTGTTACGCGTGCACCACTCCCTCGGCGACGGGATGTCGCTCATCACACTCCTCCTGGCGTCCGCGCGCAGCGCCGCCGACCCGACGCGCCTGCCGACCTTGCCAGAGCAGCCGGCGCGCACAGGCGCCATCTACGCGCCGCGGCGCCGTGACCGGACATCTGCTGGCGCCCTAGCGGCGTTCATCAGGTGGATCTGGCTGTATCTGGTGCTCGCATGGAACACCATGGTGGACGTCAGCTTCTTCGCTGCGACGACTGTGTTCCTGAGGGACCCGTGCACACCCTTCAGACGCGCGGAAGGCGACGTCTCGTTCAACCCCCGTAGGCGCTTTGTGCACCGGAGCCTCAGCTTGGACGACGTCAAGTTCGTCAAGAATGCCATGAATTGCGTAAGTATATATATACCATATGTACCGGCTATCTAGCTGTCCTCTTCAATGGAACGACCATCACATAACTCTTCGAAAATCCTGACCGCTTGGTTTCTAAAATCATGACCGTGTGTACTTGTTAAACTAGACCATGCCCGCTACGGAAAATTTGTTAAAAAATATATGGATAAATGTTAGAAAACTGGTGTTAATGTAAAAATCATTATAAAATGTCTTGCTTAATTacgtagattttttttttgcatgAGAGTATGTTTTGCATGAAAAGATTAATAAAAAAAGTAACTTATGACTATATAGATGATTTGATGATGTGACATTGTTGCATGAAGAGGAAAATTGACTAATGGGttctagctatttaagaatagaagatttGATGTCATAGCGTTTCGTTAAGTTTTAACTCCTTAAATTGGGTACGAGCTAGACGACCGACAAGATCGTAAGTTTCAAAAGCCGCGACTGACAAAATCATATGTTTCATCTCTTAAACCTGCTATGAGTGTCCCGCAAAACCGTAAGTTTCAAATCCGGTGAGGAATAAAATTGTATGTTTTAGAAGCAAAATCTTAAAACTTGTTGTGCCCTCATGCGGCTTACAAGGATACATATTGTAGATATACAGTTTAAGCTATTGTATGGTTTAATCCCCAAATCATCTTTAATCTGATAGCATCAGTTTTATCTCTTGACATGTGTGGCCTTAGCGGTAATAATTATGCTTCTGTGCGTGTCTACATATTTGCGTGCTAACATTACTTTGTGTGTTTTTCCTTTTCTGGAGACTGTCAATGATGTGCTCGTTGGGGCAACTTCCGCTGCTCTGTCACGCTATTACTTTCGCAAGTCTGGTAGGGTATATAGTTTATCCCACGAGCCAACGTACTGTACTTATAACTATACACATTAATTCTTGTAAATA
This region includes:
- the LOC123400100 gene encoding wax ester synthase/diacylglycerol acyltransferase 11-like; translation: MGASSLSPSIASVPTSRLLPIHTPRSAAAEWTTTGNSPAATEEEEPVTPTARLMEAIYIVVTIGLGSPVNLPVFSAGVAAELARFPRFRSIQVIDGDESKDGNNPRWARTAVNVEDHMIVPTLNPAAVKADPDRAVEDYVASVYTLPMDYSRPLWEFHFLDFPTSEASSTVVLRVHHSLGDGMSLITLLLASARSAADPTRLPTLPEQPARTGAIYAPRRRDRTSAGALAAFIRWIWLYLVLAWNTMVDVSFFAATTVFLRDPCTPFRRAEGDVSFNPRRRFVHRSLSLDDVKFVKNAMNCTVNDVLVGATSAALSRYYFRKSGGINTYRTWLRSVLVVNTRPTASLQIYASMIESGKSNDVAWGNQLGYILLPFHLAMHDDPLTYVRKAKMTVDRKKSSLEAIFTCKISEVLVKMFGLKAGAFIFRRMFANTTISFSNMVGPTEKIEMCGHPVVFIAPSVYGVPQALIVHYQSYDNTIKVVLSVDEEIFPDYSQLLDDFVESFRLIKDAASRLSGSIKK